From a single Anabas testudineus chromosome 5, fAnaTes1.2, whole genome shotgun sequence genomic region:
- the ngfb gene encoding nerve growth factor, with translation MRSSMLVLFLFFSAQAVAAIQGDSCTATTAQQQDLGNNPSSIPSVDPKLFTKRRYLSPRVLISSQPPDEEPAGTQGAGRRTRRGAGQPQHRGVYSVCESISVWVGNKTKATDISGNEVTVLPDVNINNVNKKQYFFETTCHSAPSGSSGCLGIDTRHWNSYCTNSHTFVRALTSFKNLVAWRLIRINVACVCVLSRKSWRQ, from the coding sequence ATGAGGTCGTCCATGCTGGTCCTGTTCCTCTTCTTCAGTGCCCAGGCTGTGGCCGCCATCCAAGGGGACTCGTGCACCGCCACGACggcacagcagcaggatctAGGCAACAACCCCAGCTCCATCCCCTCTGTCGATCCCAAGCTCTTCACAAAGCGCCGCTACCTCTCGCCCAGGGTTCTCATCAGCTCTCAGCCCCCAGATGAGGAGCCAGCAGGGACACAGGGTGCCGGTAGAAGGACCCGCAGGGGAGCAGGGCAGCCTCAGCACCGTGGGGTGTACTCAGTTTGTGAGAGCATCAGTGTCTGGGTGGGCAACAAAACCAAGGCCACGGACATCTCAGGCAACGAGGTGACAGTGCTACCAGACGTGAATATCAACAATGTGAACAAAAAGCAGTACTTCTTTGAGACAACGTGTCACAGCGCTCCCTCAGGTAGCTCAGGCTGTTTGGGAATCGACACCAGACACTGGAACTCCTACTGCACCAACTCACACACTTTTGTACGAGCGTTGACTTCATTTAAGAACCTGGTGGCGTGGAGGCTCATACGCATCAatgtggcctgtgtgtgtgtgctaagcCGCAAGTCCTGGCGGCAGTGA